The following is a genomic window from Candidatus Omnitrophota bacterium.
TCATATCGTCAATCAGCTGGACGTACATATTCCCCAAGCTCCTGTATACGCTAAGCCGCGGCTTATCTTTCGTTCCGGAAATCTTTTTCCGGATTATCTTGTGCCTCTTTTCCCGACCTTCGAGTTTTATCCATTTTTTTATCATATTTTACGCTCCGCCCGCGCCGGCACCGGCAACCGCTTTACCGGCTTTCCGCCTGACGTGTTCTCCGACATATTTTATACCTTTGCCCTTATAGGGTTCCGGCCTGTAGAAATCCCTTATCTCCGCCGCCGCTTCCCCGACCTTCGCCTTATCGATACCTTTCACGGTAATGAGATTCGGCTTCGGTGTCTCGATTGTGATGCCTTCGGGTATGTTGTAATTTATCGGATGCGAATAACTGAGCTGGATGTTCAGGATTTTGCCCTGGACAGCCGCTTTGAAACCAACACCCGTTATCTCGAGATCCTTCTTGTATCCATTAACAACACCTAAGATCATATTATTGACGAGACTGCGAATAAGTCCATGCGTCGCCTTATTCTGCTTTGAATCCGAAGGTCTTGTTACGACAACGGTATTGTCCTTAACCTCAACCTTGAATGCCGGATTAAAAACATAACTGAGTTTCCCTTTCGGCCCTTCAATATTTATCGTGTTGGCGCTTACAACGACCTTAACGCCTCCAAGTATAGCAACCGGCTTTTTACCAATACGTGACATATTATTCTCCGCTTCCGCTTACCAAGTGTAGCAGATAACTTCGCCGCCCAATTTACTCTCGCGC
Proteins encoded in this region:
- the rplF gene encoding 50S ribosomal protein L6 gives rise to the protein MSRIGKKPVAILGGVKVVVSANTINIEGPKGKLSYVFNPAFKVEVKDNTVVVTRPSDSKQNKATHGLIRSLVNNMILGVVNGYKKDLEITGVGFKAAVQGKILNIQLSYSHPINYNIPEGITIETPKPNLITVKGIDKAKVGEAAAEIRDFYRPEPYKGKGIKYVGEHVRRKAGKAVAGAGAGGA